In a genomic window of Gadus chalcogrammus isolate NIFS_2021 chromosome 17, NIFS_Gcha_1.0, whole genome shotgun sequence:
- the cnga1b gene encoding cGMP-gated cation channel alpha-1: MPTRISPLDPAPGGTPPTIRVAPPITALQEIREGPREYRSQRGGGAGVLFNINNSNNNEEEEEEEEKRKKREERKEKKEGKEKRKKERQEKRERKEKRQKEKEEKEKEKEKKKEQEKEKEKEKEAPKEIKVIDPAGNTYYHWLAIITLPVMYNWTLIIARASFEELQTDYLMLWIFLDYSSDLLYIADMIFRTRTGFLEQGLLVKDEKKLRDRYINSLQFKLDLATIVPTDVFYAYFGINYPEIRLNRLFRFNRMLEFFQRTETRTNFPNLLRISNLVMYIVIIIHWNACLYYSVSKAIGFGSDRFVYPDPINPEFGRLVRKYAYSMYWSTLTLTTIGETPPPVENSEYFFVVTDFLVGVLIFATIVGNVGSMITNMNAARANFQARIDAIKQYMTFRKVTVDLEKRVIKWFDYLWTNKKAVDEREVLKFLPDKLRAEIAINVHLDTLKKVKIFADCEAGLLVELVLKLQPQVYSPGDYICKKGDIGREMYIIKEGKLAVVADDGIKQFVVLSDGSYFGEISILAIKGSKAGNRRTANIRSIGYSDLFCLSKDDLMEALTEYPDAKAMLEEKGRQILMKDNLLDLEVAAQGPDPKEMEDKVDRMTLNLDALQTRYAKLLAEHEAGQGKLKHRLTRLEKKMVPPTLPPGPPPPSS; the protein is encoded by the exons ATGCCGACCAGGATATCGCCGTTAGATCCCGCCCCAGGGGGGACTCCGCCCACCATCCGAGTGGCTCCGCCCATTACTGCCCTGCAGGAGATTAGGGAGGGGCCAAGGGAGTACAG GtcacagagggggggaggagctggtgtcctcttcaacatcaacaacagcaacaacaacgaaGAAGAGGA ggaggaggaggagaaaaggaagaaacgagaagaaaggaaggaaaagaaagaaggaaaagagaagagaaa GAAAGAAAGacaagagaaaagggagaggaaagagaagcgacagaaagagaaggaagagaaggaaaaggagaaagaaaaaaagaaggaacaggagaaagagaaagaaaaggagaaggaaGC ccctaAGGAGATTAAAGTCATTGATCCAGCTGGTAATACCTACTACCACTGGCTCGCTATCATCACATTGCCTGTTATGTACAACTGGACGCTGATCATAGCAAG ggcatCTTTTGAAGAGTTACAGACGGACTACCTTATGCTCTGGATCTTTCTGGACTACTCATCTGACCTTCTCTACATTGCTGACATGATCTTCAGAACACGAACAG gattCCTGGAGCAGGGTCTGCTGGTGAAGGATGAGAAGAAGCTACGGGACCGCTACATCAACAGCCTCCAGTTCAAGCTGGACCTGGCCACCATCGTCCCCACCGATGTCTTCTACGCCTACTTCGGCATCAACTACCCTGAGATACGCCTCAACAGGCTGTTCCGGTTCAACCG GATGCTGGAGTTCTTCCAGAGAACCGAGACGAGAACCAACTTCCCCAACCTGCTGCGGATCTCCAACCTGGTCATgtacatcgtcatcatcatccactGGAACGCCTGCCTCTACTACTCCGTCTCCAAGGCCATtg GCTTTGGTTCTGACAGGTTTGTGTATCCGGATCCAATTAACCCAGAGTTTGGCCGGCTGGTCAGGAAGTACGCCTACAGTATGTACTGGTCCACCCTGACACTCACCACCATCGGTGAAACACCGCCCCCTGTCGAGAACTCTGAATACTTCTTTGTGGTCACAGACTTCCTG gtgGGAGTGTTGATCTTCGCTACCATCGTTGGTAACGTCGGctccatgatcaccaacatgaACGCTGCGAGGGCCAACTTCCAGGCCCGCATTGACGCCATAAAACAGTACATGACCTTCAGAAAG GTGACGGTAGACCTTGAGAAGCGTGTGATCAAGTGGTTTGACTACCTGTGGACCAATAAGAAAGCTGTGGACGAGAGGGAGGTGTTGAAGTTCCTCCCAGACAAACTCAGAGCTGAGATAGCTATCAACGTTCACCTGGACACCCTCAAAAAG GTGAAGATCTTTGCAGACTGTGAGGCCGGTCTTCTGGTGGAGCTGGTGCTGAAGCTGCAGCCCCAGGTGTACAGCCCCGGAGACTACATCTGTAAGAAGGGCGACATCGGCAGGGAGATGTACATCATCAAGGAGGGGAAACTGGCCGTGGTCGCGGACGACGGCATCAAACAGTTTGTCGTCCTCAGTGACGGCAGCTACTTTGGAGAGATCAGTATTCTGGCCATCAAAG ggaGTAAGGCGGGGAACCGGCGTACGGCCAACATCAGGAGCATCGGCTACTCGGACCTCTTCTGCCTGTCCAAGGACGACCTGATGGAGGCCCTGACGGAGTACCCCGACGCCAAAGCCatgctggaggagaagggacGGCAGATCCTGATGAAGGACAACCTACTGGACCTGGAG gTGGCAGCCCAGGGCCCGGACCCCAAAGAGATGGAGGACAAGGTGGACCGCATGACCTTGAACCTGGACGCGCTGCAGACCCGCTACGCTAAGCTGCTGGCGGAGCACGAGGCAGGCCAGGGCAAGCTGAAGCACCGACTCACACGGCTGGAGAAGAAGATGGTCCCGCCCACActgcccccggggccccccccaCCGTCGTCttag